The nucleotide window TGCCTTCGGAACGATGGCTGATGGTACGGGGCCCGAAGAGATGGCAAAAAGGCTGATCAAATGGGGTGCCAACGCGATTGGAGTAAACTGCGCGGATGGTCCTGCCGGGGTCTACGAAATGGCTACGCGTATGTTGGGCCTGGGCGTCCCCGTGGTTGCGCAACCCAACGCAGGCTTGCCGCGTCGTGTGGAAGGACGTTTTGCTTATATGGCAACGCCTGAATATTTTTTGCTTTATGCCAGACGTCTGTTTAAGGCAGGGGTTTCGGCTGTTGGCGGTTGCTGCGGAACGACGCCTGAGCATATCCAAAAGATTATTGCTGCGGCCCGTATGGTTGGCGGGAGCGATCACCCGGAGCTCGGTGGCGGCATGCGTGACTTTTCCGACGTTCAAGAAAGTGCAGCACCAGGTGTCCGTGTTCTTAGTCTTGAGGAAAAGGGCGAACTTGGGAAAAAGCTCAACAAAAAGTTTGTCGTATCGGTCGAAGTTAATCCACCGCCGGGGCTTAGCCTGCAAAAAGCTCTTGATGGGGTAAAGATACTTAAAGAAGGCGGCATTGATGTGATCAATGTCGCTGAAAATGCACGCGCCACGATGCGTATGGGCAACCTTGCTTTGTGTCTACGCATTCAAGAACAGTTTGGCATGCCAACGTTGATGCATCTGACCACTCGCGATCGCAACTTGCTGGGTCTGGTTTCGCACTTGCTGGCTGTGCACGAGCTTGGCGTTCGCAATCTCGTGGTGATTACTGGTGATCCACCAAAGATGGGTGATTTACCGGACGCCACGAGCGTCTATGATTTGGATTCGATTGGCCTGTTGCGGTTAATCCGTGGGTTCAATCATGGCTTTGATCCCGGAGGCAAACCGCTTGGTGGCGCAACCAGCTTTTTGTGCGCCACTGGAGCAGAACCCGGTGCGGCTGATTACGCAAGAGAAACGCGTCGCTTGCGGAGCAAAGCTGAAGCCGGTGCAGAGCTTATTATGACTCAGCCTGTCTACGATCCCGAGTATCTGGAACGCTTTCTAAAAGATGTGGAGCCCTTGGGGGTCCCAGTGCTTGTGGGCCTGTTGCCTTTGGCGAGTTATCGAAACGCTGAGTTTCTGCACAACGAAGTTCCTGGGATGCAAGTGCCTCTTGTGATTCGCGAACGCATGCGCAAAGCCGGCAGCGGCCCCGAAGGCCGTAAAGAAGGCATCGCTATTGCTCGTGAAATGTTAGCTGCCGTCAAAGATCGCGTCGCAGGTGCGTATATTATGCCCCCCTTCTCACGCTACGAAAGTGCGCTTGAAGTGATCGATGGTCTGGTTGATTAATTGGTCTTAGTTTCAGCTTTCTATGCGACCCTTTAAGATCCAATCGATGACCAAATCCAGTAATTCTGCATCGCTTGCCTGATCCAGCTCGTCAAGCATTTCGATGTGGCGTGCAAGGTCGACAGCGTTATCATCATACAACTGGTTAATTATGTCGCGCAAATCGGTAGGCAGTTCGAGAAGCGCTTCAAAAATGAGTTGGATTTCTGCGTTGCTTAGGCTTGCTTCCTTCACAAAGCTGATGCGCAAAGGCGAGCAGCGTCGTTTTTGCGCGACGCTTAGTATCCAGTAACGAATCAAGTTCTGAGCAAGCAGCATGCCCCAAAGCTCTTGTTTGACACCCTCAGGTTTCTTTGACCGCAAGGTGGACGTGGCATCCAGCAGATGTGTTTTCATGTCATCATAACCAAGTTCAATCTCCCAGCGCTGCCGGTATAGCTTTGTCATGTGCGAGCGAGGATAAAGCTTCGGGTCCACAAGCGAGGTCAACAACCACATCTGTTTGCCCGTCTTAGGATGACGCAGCCAAAGTGCTCGACACTGCTGCCACAAGACTTGTGAAAAAAGCGCACGAGGCGCTACCGGCTGGCTGCAGAGTGCAGCACCTATGGTGGCTACTTTGGACCGAATGCGTGCTGGTCTGCTGATTACAAAGGAGAGTTTGCGCTTTCAAACCACCGCCTTTACTACCCGCTGACGATTTGCGATGTCAGAAGCCGTTATCTGCTCAAGTGCAAATCACTGCCTCATACGCGTACGCACAAGGCGAAAAAGGTCTTCGAAAAAGCTTTTTGTGAGTATAGCTTGCCGGATGTGATTCGCACGGATAACGGCGCACCTTTCGCTAGCCTCGCTCGTGCATGGCTAAGCGAACTGAGTATCTGGTGGCTACGTTTGGGCATTCGGCCGCATCGTATCGATCTAGGACGGCCCACCCAACAAGGACGCCATCCATGAACGTATTCATAAAATCTTGCTGAATGAGTGCTCCTTTGCAATGAGTCATACCGAGCAGCAGCTTCTCTTCAATCGTTTCATGCACATCTATAACACCGAGCTACCTCATAAATCACTGAGCGATAAAGTACCCGCGGACATCTACGCTTCATCGAGCAAACGCTATCCCAGAAAAGACAAAGACCCCGAGTATCCCGATGACTTTTTCCTCGAGCGCGTCGATAAGCGAGGTGGCATTCGCTTTGCAGCGAACCACGGAATGCTCAGCCCGCTTTTAGCTGGCCAAATCATTGGCCTAAAGTGCATCGAACAACGCAGTTTTGACCTCTTCTTCGGAACAGTCTATCTAGGAGAGCTAACCCACAAAGGATTCAAACCGCTCAGACACAAATCATCAACATAAACCCCAATTCTGTTACCCATCAGGGTTTACGCTTTTGTAACCCATCAGCTTTCTGTGCACATATTTGTAGCCCAAGGTAGGCCAAATGACCCCATCTACGGGTTTTGGGATGGGACAGACGCGAGAAGTGTACTGCGGAAATATTGTGTATGTCGATTGATTTTACAGCAGAAGATGTTTCGTATTGCTAAAAACGCTGCTGGTATGGTCTTTGCAGAGTCGTAGAGTGTTTGTCGATAATCCATGATGCGCCTAAACCATTTTGTATACTTTTCCCTACCTGCTTGTCTTTATTTTACAGCATGCTCGGTAGCTGGTGATTCCACCGTTGAAGGTGACGAGGGTGCACTCGTCGGAGGTAGCATCGCCAAAGACAATGAGTTTACTTCAATACTCAATATCTCCGGTGTGTGTAGTGGAGTGAAGCTTTCCGATCATAGGTTGTTGACCGCGGCGCATTGTGTCACCGAAAAATCGTTGTCAGAGACTTTTGGGGCGAATCTTGCTGAAGGATATAAGCCAGGCGCCATCGAGTACATGACTGCTCAGCATGATCTAAACCGTGCAGATGTCCCATGGTCTAAGATGACTATCGTCAATACATTTCTTCCGCTCTGGTGGAAGGAAGAATGTCAAGATGGATGTACCGTTGATGACTATATTAGTCGCGCGCCTGACCTTGCAGTTATTCAAACTGTGGAAGAATTGCCGGGTAGAGCCGCTGAGCTTGATTCCAGCGCTGTTAATCCAGGAGACGAAGTCATCATTACCGGTATGGGTTGCGAAGGCGATCCCAATAGTGTTGATGAATATGGTCGACCGATTCGTCGGCTCAAATTTGGCATGTCCAAGGTCATCCGCGATGAACGTTACATACCTTCAGTCTATGAGGGCTACATACAAACCAATGGCTCGACCAACGATGCGTCCGCTCCACTGCTATGCCCAGGCGATTCAGGTGCGGGCGTATTCCGTTATGATCCTGCTGATCCTTCGCGTGAGCAGCTCATTGGTATCAACTCGACGTTTCCTTATGATGGCAAAGTCAACCTTCATACGCGTTTATCTGCAACGAGTGCCTATGGTGTTGCTCAGTGGTTGGAATCGATGCTGAATCCGCCACCGATCAGACCCATGTGAGGATAACTGGGGCCACATAGCTTTTCTTTTTAGCCAAGGATCAGTCGACTTCGAATCGGCGGCTTTGGCAAGCGCCCTCATGATAAGTAGAAGCTAAACTATCTACTGAGAAAGGAAGGCTATGCCAGATCAAGCGAGCGTCTCTCATGTTTTGTTGATGTATACTGGATCGATGCGGTCTTTACCGAAACGCCTTCGGTTACCATTTCGTGCAGCGCACACCCTAACGCTCAAGCACTTACGAACTATTTGGCGTGAAAAACGGTCTGAGCACTGGCTGCTTGACTGCCCGTTGAAAAATCCAGACCGAGTTGTTCAAAAATGCTTGGGCAGTCCGAGTCGTCAAACTCAGACATGCAACCTGGGGCTCCATATGCATTTTTGAGATCGGTTTCGGCCATGAGTGCTGCATAGTCAAACACAATGGTATTTTTGGAGGGGTCGAAGCCATGGAGTTCAATGTGAGCAAGGTTTTCATGAGAGCAGCTCTTGACCTCACCTTCTTCGGGCCATCCTGTGCACCCTGTACTTCCCAGGTGAAATGGAAAAACAACTGGATTCCCGTCGGTGACACCCACTTCAATTCGTGCGAATTTATAACCATCGAGCCAACTCCAAAACATGGAAGTCAAACTTAGCGGGGGCGGAGCATTCGAAAGGTCAATGTGGTTGTGCACGAAAGGAACTCCGAATTTAAACGAGATTCCGTCATAGTTCCCTTCGGGAACGTCGAGCTCAACAACAGTGTTGAGATCTGGGTTTCCACTTTCACAAAGACCTGTTCCGTCTTCAAAATCAAGCAGGACTAGATTGTCGTATTGCCATTTGCTGTTTTCATTGAGTGTCACATCAGTGTGATGGCCGTCAGTATCAATGAGCTGAATGTCATTTATGTAGAAACGAAAATCAGCAAATTCAACAGTCGCCTGGCTAAGACCCACGTCGTGATAAACACTTCCGCATTGGATAGCTTTTCCTGAAACCTCGGCTGAGAACTGCAAAGAAAGGTGGGTTACAGCTCCCTCCGTAGACTGGGGCTCGTTTGGGGAACTTGTCGGTGAGTCAGGATCGCTTTGTGAACAAGCTATAGAGAACAAAGCTACGACCAAACAGATGTTGTACAAAAAGCGCTCAAGGCGAAACGGCACTGCAATCTCCATGATCTCGAAGAGCAAGTATCTCGAAATCCGAGCCTGCGAAGTTCTTAGCTTGCACAAGCATGATGAGACAGCTTATGCCGCTCTGCCCTGAGTTTTTCAAGCTTTGAAGTACCTGTGCAGATGATGTGCCGTCTTGAGAGCTCTCGAGGTTAACTTGCAGGTTTACAGAAAAAGGCATGCTGCTCATCGCAGAGTGCATGGGATTACCGTCCGGCAAGTTAATGTCAGCATGTGCCATATTCACATAGTCGATGACGGTGCCATTGGCTAATATTTCATCTGGCATATCTGATTGCCAGATCGCAGTGACACAGGATTGTACTCCTTTAAAACCTTCAGCAACGGGCCACTGTATCTCATAGGGCCAGAAGCGTGCGCAGGCATGGTTAACGGTGGGCTCTTCGGGTGCAGGCTCGAGCTCTTCAGGGACAGTCGGTGAGTCGTCGATTAAACTATCAGTCGGCATCGTGTTGCTTTGTGGATCAAAGCTGCATTCTGCCACTTTGCTTTCTGGGAGTTGGAGCAGGGCTGCAAGCGGTGTAACCTCAACGTTATCAGGCCCATGCCCGTAACGAAATACCGCTCGTTCAAACACTTGAATGCCCTCGCCAGTGCCACAGGCAAATTCCTGGCTACGGCAAAACGGCGACATCGGGCGGCCCCAACGCATCAAAGCAGAGCTATAGATGCAATCGCGGTCATTGGGGCCACATTCACCTGTTGGAAAGTCGATACCGTTGCTTTTCCAAAGATCGAGGAAAGCTTTATAAATCCCAAAAGTAAAAGGCTGATCAATATGGTAGGGAGATTCCGTAAACTCACTTGAATAGTTTGATGGGTCAGTTTCACATTCATACAATGCACCGTTTGCGTAGGAGCTTTCGATAGCCGGCAGGTTGTCCGGGTCAAACAGATTAACAAGCCCGCCAATCACACCCGTACGTGGACGTCTTAGATATTCGTCAAAATCGCCATCGTTACGGCCGATGGCTTTGAGATCTTGAACCGAGCGTAGGCCGATCATGCCACCCATTTGAAGCGCTAGCCACTGTGCTCCTGTTCGCGTCAACATGACTTTATAAGGCTCTTCATGGCCAGGTTGATACTCCAGCTGGCCGTAAGGGAGTCTAAGGGTAATGATCTCCGGGCCCCAATCCCATGATCCGTCGTGAGCCCACGGCAAACTCTGTAGAGCGAGCCAGGCATTGTGCTCAACCTTTTTGCACGCCGGAAGGCGCCTTGAGATAGTGTGATCGTTTCAGGAAGGAATCGAATGCGAGTAGCGCATCGTTCAAGTAGTGCGAATCAACTCCGTCTATCAAACATCCGGCGTTAAGACCGTCGTTTACCGAGTTAATTTCATTATCATTCGACTGGTTTATTGCCGTGCAGGATCCTAACCAGAGCAACGCAACCGTGTGGCAAAAAGGCATGAATAATTTCATAAACACGGGTCTATACTGCAAGTAGTTAGTGATGGGCATGCGGCATTTCGTCGCATGGCTGATGGTCTAGTGCAGCGAACTTTTGTGTCTGGAAGAGAAAGTTAGGAGTTATGGAAGTGAACGAGGTCAAGGGGCTAAGGGTGCTTGAAGAAGAAAGTCGGCATTTGAACAAATGCTGGACATTGATACGCCAAAAGATTTTGACTTACAAAGAGGGAATAGCCGGAAAAGCCGCAGGTAGCTGGTGGATGCCGTGCCTGTCGCCAGTCCTTGCAGCATCGTTGCTCTTTGGCATGAGCGGCCAGCACGCCGTGGTAGCGCAAAAGATGAGACCGCGGCGGCGGCACCAAGGCGCAGAGGCTGGTTGTCAAATCAAGCGGCTCAAACACCACCGCTTCGGTCCCGTCCGCCTATTGTCGCTTGAGTATATAGATGAGCTTGCCATAGCGATAGCGACGCAGGTGTTTGGTGGCCACAGGCGGCCTGGACAAGTAGGGGCACAATCGGGTGCGAGCACGCTTGTCTTGGGCATCGATGCGGCTGTCGGAAGCCCATCGGCCACAATCTCCAGTGAATAACACCAAAAATAGTACGATACGCCAACAAGACAGACGTCCCTAAAATGTCGCATAAAACATATATGTTGTAAAAATACAATTTTAATGTCCACTGCAGGACTCGCCATGGTAAACTGAATCGCAAGCTCAAACCTAGCTTTGCCAGTGGGATCGAGGCGATCAGCTGTCTAAGCAAGCAGTAAAAGTCCGGGTAGAGTCACGGGAAACCTTCGGGATCAAGGGTGAGATAACGCGAAAACCGTGCACATTGGACGAACTCCATGAACATCCACGACGATGCGCTGCACTCATGCCAAAGGACCCCAGTGGGGTCGCCGCAGACCCAGACGCCTTGCCTTGGTTGGATAAAAAGACATGCATTTCAAGGGGTAGTGTTGGCACGTGCTTTGCAGTGATCAGGAAATGTCCATCCCAGCACCGAGGAGAGCCATGAAATTATCAGATTTGCAAACCGGCCTATCTGCAGCCGTGCCCTTGGCCACGGCTTTGTTATGGAGCGCTTGCGCTATGGATGCCAGTGATCAGCAGCTGAGCACCGATCAGGGGGCCAGTGAAGCCAACCAGCAGGCTTTTTATGCGAACTTCGACTTGGCGTTTGAGTCGGA belongs to Myxococcales bacterium and includes:
- a CDS encoding bifunctional homocysteine S-methyltransferase/methylenetetrahydrofolate reductase, producing the protein MQSVRKSLMEALEQGALVFDGAMGTVFYERGVLYTVSFDELCVSRPELVRKVHAEYLEAGAQVLQTNTFGANRYRLATHSLTDKVAAINEAAVKLAREVAQDRAYVVGSVGPTGLAFKTVDPSEHASIQEAFSEQCQALCKAGVDALILETFRHPEEAALALAAAKSAAGSATPVIAQVSFDAFGTMADGTGPEEMAKRLIKWGANAIGVNCADGPAGVYEMATRMLGLGVPVVAQPNAGLPRRVEGRFAYMATPEYFLLYARRLFKAGVSAVGGCCGTTPEHIQKIIAAARMVGGSDHPELGGGMRDFSDVQESAAPGVRVLSLEEKGELGKKLNKKFVVSVEVNPPPGLSLQKALDGVKILKEGGIDVINVAENARATMRMGNLALCLRIQEQFGMPTLMHLTTRDRNLLGLVSHLLAVHELGVRNLVVITGDPPKMGDLPDATSVYDLDSIGLLRLIRGFNHGFDPGGKPLGGATSFLCATGAEPGAADYARETRRLRSKAEAGAELIMTQPVYDPEYLERFLKDVEPLGVPVLVGLLPLASYRNAEFLHNEVPGMQVPLVIRERMRKAGSGPEGRKEGIAIAREMLAAVKDRVAGAYIMPPFSRYESALEVIDGLVD
- a CDS encoding transposase — protein: MWLLTSLVDPKLYPRSHMTKLYRQRWEIELGYDDMKTHLLDATSTLRSKKPEGVKQELWGMLLAQNLIRYWILSVAQKRRCSPLRISFVKEASLSNAEIQLIFEALLELPTDLRDIINQLYDDNAVDLARHIEMLDELDQASDAELLDLVIDWILKGRIES
- a CDS encoding transposase family protein; its protein translation is MAAECSTYGGYFGPNACWSADYKGEFALSNHRLYYPLTICDVRSRYLLKCKSLPHTRTHKAKKVFEKAFCEYSLPDVIRTDNGAPFASLARAWLSELSIWWLRLGIRPHRIDLGRPTQQGRHP
- a CDS encoding trypsin-like serine protease: MMRLNHFVYFSLPACLYFTACSVAGDSTVEGDEGALVGGSIAKDNEFTSILNISGVCSGVKLSDHRLLTAAHCVTEKSLSETFGANLAEGYKPGAIEYMTAQHDLNRADVPWSKMTIVNTFLPLWWKEECQDGCTVDDYISRAPDLAVIQTVEELPGRAAELDSSAVNPGDEVIITGMGCEGDPNSVDEYGRPIRRLKFGMSKVIRDERYIPSVYEGYIQTNGSTNDASAPLLCPGDSGAGVFRYDPADPSREQLIGINSTFPYDGKVNLHTRLSATSAYGVAQWLESMLNPPPIRPM
- a CDS encoding metallo-mystery pair system four-Cys motif protein; the protein is MEIAVPFRLERFLYNICLVVALFSIACSQSDPDSPTSSPNEPQSTEGAVTHLSLQFSAEVSGKAIQCGSVYHDVGLSQATVEFADFRFYINDIQLIDTDGHHTDVTLNENSKWQYDNLVLLDFEDGTGLCESGNPDLNTVVELDVPEGNYDGISFKFGVPFVHNHIDLSNAPPPLSLTSMFWSWLDGYKFARIEVGVTDGNPVVFPFHLGSTGCTGWPEEGEVKSCSHENLAHIELHGFDPSKNTIVFDYAALMAETDLKNAYGAPGCMSEFDDSDCPSIFEQLGLDFSTGSQAASAQTVFHAK
- a CDS encoding transposase codes for the protein MVFEPLDLTTSLCALVPPPRSHLLRYHGVLAAHAKEQRCCKDWRQARHPPATCGFSGYSLFVSQNLLAYQCPAFVQMPTFFFKHP
- a CDS encoding transposase; the protein is MVLFTGDCGRWASDSRIDAQDKRARTRLCPYLSRPPVATKHLRRYRYGKLIYILKRQ